From a single Nicotiana tomentosiformis chromosome 2, ASM39032v3, whole genome shotgun sequence genomic region:
- the LOC138906067 gene encoding uncharacterized protein translates to MGIVEMSGVTFTIFQLSGAAYQWWRIYEEGSTADIASLTWTRFSELFLKEFVPHTLRDAWRTEFEQMRQGAMTVSEYAVRFSDLSRHAPALVSTIRERVCQFIEGRNYGIRFQHDSRVRDKYPISAGGRDFPKFGGGYVSHPVHSALLASSGALVILRSQVAHFAQPHSSAPPARGAFSGQSSRPGSSLSQQPYPLRACFEYGDTRHMVRDCPRIRRGAPPQTTQALRIQLGP, encoded by the exons atgggtattgtggagatgagtggggttacttttactatattccagctatcgggagcagcatatcagtggtggcggatTTACGAGGAGGGTAGCACAGCCGAtatagcttcacttacatggactcgatTTTCAGAGTTATTCTTAAAAGAGTTTGTTCCTCATacccttagggatgcatggcgcacggagtttgagcagatGCGCCAGGGTGCaatgacagtgtcagagtatgctgttcgattcagtgatttgtccagacatgcacctgccttggtttctactatcagagagcgagtctgtcaatttatcgaggggcgcaactatggtattagatttcAGCATGACTCGAGAGTTAGAGACAAATAccccatatcagcaggtggtagagatttcCCGAAgtttggagg AGGCTATGTGAGTCATCCAGTTCACtcagcacttctagcttctagtggtgctctggTTATTCtgaggtctcaggttgcacactttgctcaaccacattctagtgcacctcctgcacggggtgccttcagcggtcagtctagcCGACCAGGCTCGAGCTTGTCCCAGCAGCCATATCCACTTAGAGCTTGCTTTGAGTATGGTGATACCcgtcacatggttagagactgccccagaatcaggaggggtgcacctccacagactactcaggctctacGGATTCAGTTAGGTCCatag